The Coffea arabica cultivar ET-39 chromosome 1e, Coffea Arabica ET-39 HiFi, whole genome shotgun sequence genome has a window encoding:
- the LOC113689297 gene encoding probable E3 ubiquitin-protein ligase ARI8, protein MESEDSYQESEDYYQESDQEDYSIDEDEEFNDDNNIDDDEEFIKNNHPEEECLEEKNYTVLKQEDIRRRLEDDIAKISSVLSVSREAAIRLLCRSNWSVIEVQDRWFMDEEKARKACGLSENKPVIQKTSKKKFFCRICLEKNGKKKAVSAACGHLFCKACWETYIRISINDGRGCLMLRCPQPSCGTPVGQDMINSLASDEEKKKYDNYLVRSFIEDKKTIKWCPAPGCDFAVEFVLGSSSSDSNFDVTCDCSHGFCWNCLEEAHSPADCEIVAKWMVKNSSESENMKWILYNSKPCPSCKTPIQKSQGCMHMTCAEPCRFQFCWLCLGPWSEHITGGVYGCNKYQESKDDEAKEYSEADRRERAKYYMERYAHHYERWAGNHSSRQRALEDRETMKTVNIEKLSQIQTQTEGMLKFIIDAWDQIVECRRVLKWSYAYGYYLPEEKHAKKELFEFLQAEAEASLERLHDCAENELLVHLNAEGPSEDFNDFRIKLDRLTRATRNYFHKLVTALGNGLSEVDS, encoded by the coding sequence ATGGAGAGCGAAGATtcttaccaagaaagtgaagattattaccaagaaagtgatcAGGAAGATTATTCCATTGACGAGGACGAAGAGTTTAACGACGACAACAACATTGACGACGATGAAGAGTTTATAAAGAACAACCATCCTGAGGAAGAATGTTTGGAGGAGAAGAACTATACAGTTTTGAAGCAAGAAGATATTCGTCGACGTCTAGAGGATGATATAGCCAAAATTTCATCTGTTCTTTCGGTATCAAGAGAAGCAGCCATCAGATTGTTGTGCAGATCAAATTGGAGTGTAATTGAAGTTCAAGACCGGTGGTTCATGGATGAAGAAAAGGCCCGTAAGGCTTGTGGATTATCAGAGAATAAACCAGTTATTCAGAAGACTTCAAAGAAAAAGTTCTTTTGTAGGATTTGTTTGGAGAAAAATGGCAAAAAGAAGGCTGTTTCAGCCGCTTGTGGTCATCTATTTTGCAAGGCTTGTTGGGAAACCTATATTAGGATATCGATCAACGATGGCCGGGGCTGTTTGATGCTGAGATGTCCTCAACCCTCCTGTGGCACACCGGTTGGTCAGGATATGATTAATTCTTTGGCATctgatgaagaaaagaaaaaatatgacAACTATCTTGTTAGATCCTTTATAGAGGACAAAAAGACTATCAAGTGGTGCCCTGCACCAGGATGTGATTTTGCAGTTGAATTCGTGCTTGGGAGTAGCAGTAGCGATAGCAACTTTGATGTTACTTGTGATTGTTCACATGGATTTTGTTGGAACTgtttggaggaagctcatagtCCAGCAGATTGTGAAATTGTGGCCAAGTGGATGGTGAAAAACAGTTCTGAATCCGAAAACATGAAGTGGATATTGTACAATTCCAAGCCTTGTCCAAGTTGCAAAACGCCAATTCAGAAGAGTCAGGGTTGTATGCACATGACCTGTGCAGAACCATGCCGTTTTCAGTTTTGTTGGCTATGTTTAGGTCCATGGTCGGAACACATTACAGGAGGTGTTTACGGTTGTAATAAGTATCAGGAATCCAAGGATGATGAAGCGAAAGAGTACAGTGAAGCTGATAGGAGGGAAAGGGCTAAGTATTATATGGAAAGATATGCACATCATTACGAGAGATGGGCCGGTAACCATTCCTCCAGACAAAGAGCTTTGGAGGATAGGGAAACAATGAAGACTGTTAATATTGAGAAGCTGAGTCAAATCCAGACCCAAACCGAGGGAATGTTGAAGTTTATCATCGATGCATGGGATCAGATTGTGGAATGTAGGAGGGTTTTAAAATGGAGCTACGCCTATGGCTATTATCTACCTGAAGAAAAGCACGCAAAAAAGGAGCTTTTCGAGTTCTTGCAAGCGGAAGCAGAGGCTAGTTTGGAGAGACTTCATGACTGTGCAGAGAATGAACTTTTGGTACACCTCAATGCAGAAGGTCCTTCGGAGGACTTCAATGATTTTCGTATCAAGTTAGATCGTCTGACTCGTGCTACTAGAAATTACTTTCATAAATTGGTTACAGCACTAGGGAATGGTCTTTCAGAAGTCGATTCATAA